One segment of Natranaeroarchaeum aerophilus DNA contains the following:
- the thsB gene encoding thermosome subunit beta, whose translation MQQGQPMIVMGEDAQRVQDRDAQDYNISAARAVAQSVRSTLGPKGMDKMLVDSMGNVTITNDGVTILKEMDIDNPTAEMIVEVAETQEDEAGDGTTTAVSVAGELLKNAEDLLEQDIHPTAIIKGFHLASEQAREEVGDISDDVDPDDEDLLRSVAETSMTGKGAELNKEHLAQLIVDAVQKVTVEDDEGGHVVDLEFLNIETQTGRAAGESDLLSGAVVSKDPVHDNMPSEVEDADIMLLDSPIEVDEADTDTEVSVTDPSQLQQFLDREEDEIKEKVEAIVDSGADVVFCQKGIDDLAQHYLAKEGILAVRRAKKSDIEFLTEVLEANVVSDLSSVDPADLGHGDVVRGEDDDLFYVSGDGHGVTLLLRGSTDHVVDELERGISDALDVVAQTVSDGRVVAGGGAIEVEVARRLRDYADGVSGREQLAVEAYADALELVPRVLAENAGLDSIDTLVDLRAAHEDGQTRAGLNVFSGDVVDTHDAGVVEPAHAKEQALTSATEAANLVLKIDDIISAGELSTDKGDDEAGGPGGAPGGMGGMGGGMGGMM comes from the coding sequence ATGCAGCAAGGGCAGCCGATGATCGTAATGGGTGAAGACGCACAGCGCGTGCAGGATCGCGACGCGCAGGACTACAACATTTCTGCCGCACGCGCGGTTGCGCAGTCCGTTCGCTCGACGCTCGGCCCGAAAGGGATGGACAAGATGCTCGTCGATTCGATGGGCAACGTGACGATTACGAACGACGGTGTCACCATCCTCAAGGAGATGGATATCGACAACCCGACGGCCGAGATGATCGTCGAAGTCGCCGAAACGCAGGAGGACGAGGCGGGCGACGGGACGACGACCGCCGTCTCGGTTGCGGGCGAACTGCTGAAAAACGCCGAGGATCTCCTCGAACAGGATATCCACCCGACGGCGATCATCAAGGGCTTCCACCTCGCGAGCGAGCAGGCGCGCGAGGAGGTCGGCGATATTTCCGATGATGTCGATCCCGACGACGAGGACCTGCTTCGTTCGGTCGCGGAGACATCGATGACCGGCAAGGGCGCGGAGCTCAACAAAGAACACCTCGCACAGCTGATCGTCGATGCGGTACAGAAAGTCACCGTCGAGGATGATGAGGGGGGGCACGTCGTCGATCTGGAGTTCCTCAACATCGAGACACAGACAGGTCGCGCCGCCGGCGAGTCCGACCTGCTTTCCGGTGCGGTCGTCAGCAAGGATCCCGTCCATGACAACATGCCGAGCGAGGTCGAGGACGCCGACATCATGCTGCTCGACTCGCCGATCGAGGTCGACGAGGCCGACACCGACACGGAGGTCAGCGTCACCGACCCGAGTCAGCTTCAGCAGTTCCTCGACCGCGAGGAAGACGAGATCAAAGAGAAAGTCGAAGCGATCGTCGACTCCGGCGCTGACGTCGTCTTCTGTCAGAAGGGCATCGACGACCTCGCCCAGCACTACCTCGCCAAGGAGGGCATTCTCGCCGTCCGCCGAGCCAAGAAGTCCGATATCGAGTTCCTTACGGAAGTGCTCGAAGCGAACGTCGTCTCGGACCTCTCCTCGGTCGACCCTGCCGATCTCGGCCACGGCGACGTCGTCCGCGGTGAGGACGACGACCTCTTCTACGTCTCCGGTGACGGGCACGGCGTGACGCTTCTGCTTCGCGGCTCGACCGACCACGTCGTCGACGAGCTCGAACGCGGTATCAGCGATGCACTCGATGTCGTCGCCCAGACGGTCTCCGACGGCCGCGTGGTCGCCGGTGGCGGCGCGATCGAGGTCGAGGTCGCCCGACGTCTGCGTGACTACGCTGACGGCGTCTCCGGCCGCGAACAGCTCGCAGTCGAGGCGTATGCCGATGCGCTCGAACTCGTCCCCCGCGTGCTCGCCGAGAACGCCGGCCTGGACTCCATCGACACGCTCGTCGACCTGCGCGCGGCCCACGAGGACGGCCAGACGCGCGCCGGCCTGAACGTCTTCTCCGGTGACGTCGTCGACACGCACGACGCGGGCGTCGTCGAGCCGGCCCACGCCAAAGAGCAGGCGCTGACCTCCGCTACGGAGGCCGCGAACCTCGTGCTCAAGATCGACGACATCATCTCTGCCGGCGAGCTGTCGACCGACAAGGGCGACGACGAGGCAGGCGGCCCCGGCGGTGCGCCCGGCGGCATGGGCGGTATGGGCGGTGGCATGGGCGGCATGATGTAG
- the glnA gene encoding type I glutamate--ammonia ligase yields MTSGSLTSEEQAVLDEIEEKDVDFLRLQFTDILGTVKNVAVPARQAEKAFTEGIYFDGSSIEGFVRIQESDMRLKPDPETFAVLPWRTDDQAAAGRMICDVINTSTGEPFEGDPRYVLKQAIDRANKMGYTVNAAPEPEFFLFEEDEDGYATTETADHGGYFDLAPKDLASDVRRDIIYGLENMGFEIEASHHEVAQGQHEINFEYDDALSTADNVGTFRTVVRAIAAQHDQHATFMPKPIPKINGSGMHTHISLMTEDGENAFHDESDEFDLSDTAHSFLAGILEHAPAITAVTNPTVNSYKRLVPGYEAPVYVAWSDRNRSALIRKPAARIPAASRIEARFPDPSCNPYLALAALITAGLEGIEKDLDAPDPVRENIYEFDEEKREEYGIETLPSNLGEAVDALEEDEVILDGLGPHISEKFVEAKTQEFEEYLVDVSQWEIDRYLETY; encoded by the coding sequence ATGACAAGTGGAAGCCTCACATCGGAGGAACAGGCAGTACTCGACGAGATCGAAGAGAAGGACGTTGATTTCCTGCGACTGCAGTTTACGGACATTCTCGGCACAGTCAAGAACGTCGCGGTTCCCGCCCGACAGGCGGAGAAGGCGTTCACCGAGGGCATTTACTTTGACGGCTCCTCGATCGAAGGGTTCGTTCGTATCCAGGAGTCCGACATGCGGCTCAAACCGGACCCCGAGACGTTCGCCGTGCTCCCGTGGAGGACGGACGATCAGGCCGCCGCAGGCCGAATGATCTGTGACGTCATCAACACCTCGACGGGCGAGCCGTTCGAGGGCGACCCACGCTACGTGCTCAAGCAGGCGATCGACCGCGCCAACAAGATGGGCTACACGGTCAACGCCGCGCCAGAACCGGAGTTCTTCCTGTTCGAGGAGGACGAGGACGGCTACGCGACGACCGAGACCGCGGATCACGGTGGCTACTTCGACCTCGCGCCGAAGGACCTCGCAAGCGATGTCCGCCGAGACATCATCTACGGTCTCGAAAACATGGGCTTCGAGATCGAAGCCAGTCACCACGAGGTCGCACAGGGCCAACACGAGATCAACTTCGAGTACGACGACGCCCTGTCGACGGCAGACAACGTCGGGACGTTCCGGACGGTGGTCCGCGCCATCGCGGCACAGCACGACCAGCACGCGACGTTCATGCCCAAGCCGATTCCGAAAATCAACGGCTCCGGGATGCACACCCACATCTCGCTGATGACCGAGGACGGCGAGAACGCGTTCCACGACGAGAGCGACGAGTTCGACCTCTCGGACACGGCTCACTCGTTCCTCGCTGGCATCCTCGAACACGCGCCCGCGATCACGGCCGTCACCAACCCGACCGTGAACAGCTACAAACGACTCGTTCCGGGCTACGAGGCACCCGTTTACGTCGCCTGGTCCGACCGCAACCGCTCGGCGCTCATCCGTAAGCCGGCAGCACGGATCCCGGCTGCCTCGCGTATCGAGGCTCGCTTCCCCGATCCGTCCTGTAACCCGTACCTCGCGCTGGCTGCGCTCATCACCGCCGGTCTCGAAGGCATCGAGAAGGACCTCGACGCCCCGGACCCGGTCCGCGAGAACATCTACGAGTTCGACGAGGAGAAACGCGAGGAGTACGGCATCGAGACGCTGCCGTCGAACCTCGGCGAAGCGGTCGACGCACTCGAAGAGGACGAGGTCATCCTCGACGGGCTCGGCCCACACATCAGCGAGAAGTTCGTCGAAGCGAAGACCCAGGAGTTCGAGGAGTACCTCGTCGACGTCTCCCAGTGGGAGATCGACCGGTACCTCGAAACCTACTGA
- the lrp gene encoding HTH-type transcriptional regulator Lrp → MTYENLDAKLVNALLGDGRASLRSLAEELDVSVTTVSNHLSDLEEDGVIEGYTPKVNYGKLDYDVTAILQLKVEGNALPDITERLEQEKQMISVYEVTGGYDIIAIGKFEDTDGMNEQIKTLLTDPDIRESNTSVVLNATSENDQFELDVDRE, encoded by the coding sequence ATGACGTACGAAAATCTGGATGCAAAACTAGTGAATGCACTTCTGGGCGACGGCCGAGCCAGTCTCAGAAGCCTCGCCGAAGAGCTCGACGTCTCCGTCACCACCGTCTCGAACCACCTCAGCGATCTGGAAGAAGACGGTGTCATCGAGGGATACACGCCGAAGGTCAACTACGGCAAGCTCGACTACGACGTCACCGCGATCCTGCAGCTCAAAGTCGAGGGGAACGCGCTCCCGGACATCACCGAACGGCTCGAACAGGAAAAGCAAATGATCAGCGTTTACGAGGTGACTGGCGGCTACGATATCATCGCCATCGGAAAATTCGAGGATACTGACGGAATGAACGAGCAGATCAAAACGTTGCTCACCGACCCCGACATCCGTGAATCGAACACGAGCGTCGTCCTCAATGCGACCAGCGAGAACGACCAGTTCGAGCTGGACGTCGACCGGGAGTAG
- a CDS encoding CBS domain-containing protein — protein sequence MPVEDLARSAVVTASPDASIRELATTMDDEEVGSVVITDSETPIGIVTDRDLTVRVLAAERDPSALRAEDVMTTELCTVERTAGFYRATELMAQHGVRRLPVCDGAGELVGIITTDDLNELLADEHGELASVVRAQRPPY from the coding sequence ATGCCAGTCGAAGACCTCGCACGGAGTGCTGTTGTAACCGCATCGCCGGATGCATCGATTCGGGAACTCGCGACAACGATGGACGACGAGGAGGTTGGTAGCGTCGTGATCACTGACAGCGAGACGCCAATTGGGATCGTCACCGATCGGGATCTGACCGTCCGCGTGCTGGCTGCGGAGCGCGATCCGAGTGCTCTCCGCGCCGAGGACGTCATGACGACCGAGCTATGCACGGTCGAGCGTACTGCCGGGTTCTACCGGGCTACCGAGCTGATGGCCCAGCACGGTGTGCGGCGCTTGCCCGTCTGTGATGGGGCCGGGGAACTGGTCGGTATCATCACGACGGACGACCTGAACGAACTGCTCGCCGACGAGCACGGTGAACTCGCGTCGGTAGTGCGTGCGCAACGACCGCCGTACTAG
- a CDS encoding class I SAM-dependent methyltransferase, whose translation MADPFGHAIHDHYHGTRSEPLVQRDGEQRLDHPIEAFYFEPYEAGDDPWLETWLDGPLLDMGAGAGRHVRYFQSRFETVGIEHSEPLVETMRDRGVEDARLADMFVLRDSFEADRFGSALAYGTQLGLARSMAGLRTFLADLAYVTTRDGTAVLDCYDPTQAATEELLGYRSDPTPGLAYRLFQFEYDGVLGRPLLFRLFSPDRVREATTGTGWTVVDVDHGDGDTAHYRIALEKRGSSD comes from the coding sequence ATGGCAGACCCGTTCGGCCACGCCATTCATGATCACTATCACGGGACACGCTCGGAGCCGCTCGTGCAGCGTGACGGAGAGCAGCGGCTCGATCATCCGATCGAGGCGTTCTACTTCGAGCCCTACGAGGCTGGGGACGATCCGTGGCTCGAAACATGGCTCGACGGTCCGCTGCTCGACATGGGCGCAGGGGCGGGGAGACACGTCCGCTATTTCCAGTCTCGCTTTGAGACGGTCGGGATCGAGCACAGCGAGCCGCTCGTCGAGACGATGCGTGATCGGGGCGTCGAGGATGCCCGGCTGGCCGATATGTTCGTCCTTCGGGACTCGTTCGAGGCGGATCGGTTCGGGTCGGCGCTCGCGTACGGCACCCAACTCGGCCTCGCCCGGTCGATGGCTGGCCTCCGGACGTTCCTCGCCGACCTTGCATACGTCACGACGCGGGATGGGACGGCGGTGCTAGACTGCTACGATCCCACGCAGGCGGCGACCGAGGAACTTCTTGGGTATCGCTCCGATCCGACCCCGGGACTCGCCTATCGGCTCTTTCAGTTCGAGTACGACGGCGTCCTCGGGCGGCCGCTGCTGTTCAGGCTGTTCAGTCCCGATCGGGTTCGCGAAGCGACGACCGGGACGGGCTGGACCGTCGTCGACGTCGACCACGGGGACGGTGATACCGCACACTATCGGATCGCACTCGAAAAGCGGGGATCGAGCGACTGA
- the uvrA gene encoding excinuclease ABC subunit UvrA: MSKDYIEVRGAEENNLKDLDVEIPREQFNVVTGLSGSGKSSLAFETVYAEGQRRYIESLSAYARNFLGQMDKPQVETVEGLSPAISIDQKNAANNPRSTVGTVTELHDYLRLLYARVGTPHCPECGKEVGEQSAQNMVTRLLDLPEGTKAKLAAPVVRDQKGAFEELFDELVSEGYSRVEVDGEEHDLTLDRPELDENFDHTIDVIVDRVKIAPEARSRIADSVETALEEADGVLKVILPDPPEDIDVGATARSTGDLGTGGEKDDTADERLVVEFSEELACTECGIDLPEIETRSFSFNSPHGACPECDGIGHTKEVSEELVVRDTSKPLKHVFEAWSYSRSYYQTRLDAVAAHFDVSLSTPFEELPADIRRQFLYGTDDEVLFKRQTRNGTREKRKRFEGVIPNLERRYVETDSEGTRDHIEKYMSVTECPACEGTRLKDASRAVLIDETPISAVNRMSIGDALAHFEEMEATMSDRDRTIAEEILKEIRARLGFMCEVGLEYLTLDREASTLSGGESQRIRLATQIGSGLVGVLYVLDEPSIGLHQRDNDRLLNTLEELRDLGNTLLVVEHDEETMRRADSVIDLGPGPGKRGGEVVAQGDVQEIMAAEDSITGDYLAGRTEIPVPEERREPDGHLTIEGARQHNLDDLDVDLPIGCFTAITGVSGSGKSTLMHDVLYKGLARKMNDNTSVDPGEHDAITGLEGIETVRLIDQSPIGRTPRSNPATYTSVFDYIRELFAQTELSKRRGYAKGRFSFNVKGGRCEECGGQGTVKIDMNFLSDVYVPCEECGGARYNDETLDVEYKGKTIADVLEMSVEEAYDFFEHDSRIERRLKLLKDVGLDYMKLGQPSTTLSGGEAQRIKLAEELGKKQTGETLYLLDEPTTGLHSADERKLIEVLQRLTDNGNTVVVVEHELDLIKNADNVIDLGPEGGEHGGQVVATGTPEAVARNDESHTGRYLRDLLPAVKLDGPRADRTTTPAPTDD, encoded by the coding sequence ATGAGCAAGGACTACATCGAGGTCCGGGGTGCCGAGGAGAACAACCTCAAGGACCTCGACGTCGAGATTCCGCGCGAGCAGTTCAACGTCGTGACCGGCCTTTCGGGGTCGGGCAAGTCCTCGCTCGCGTTCGAGACCGTCTATGCGGAGGGCCAGCGCCGCTACATCGAGAGCCTGTCAGCGTACGCCCGCAACTTCCTCGGGCAGATGGACAAACCGCAGGTCGAGACCGTCGAGGGGCTCTCCCCGGCGATCTCGATCGACCAGAAAAACGCCGCGAACAACCCACGCTCCACGGTCGGCACCGTCACCGAACTCCACGACTACCTCCGGCTGCTCTATGCCCGCGTCGGGACGCCCCACTGTCCCGAGTGTGGCAAGGAGGTCGGCGAGCAGAGCGCCCAGAATATGGTGACACGCCTGCTCGATCTCCCCGAGGGAACGAAGGCGAAACTCGCCGCGCCGGTCGTCCGGGATCAGAAAGGGGCCTTCGAGGAGCTGTTCGACGAACTGGTCTCGGAGGGGTACTCCCGCGTGGAGGTCGACGGCGAGGAACACGACCTGACGCTCGACCGGCCGGAGCTCGACGAGAACTTCGATCACACGATCGACGTGATCGTCGACCGCGTGAAGATCGCGCCCGAGGCCCGCTCGCGGATCGCCGACTCCGTCGAGACCGCCCTGGAGGAAGCAGACGGTGTGTTGAAAGTCATCCTCCCGGACCCGCCCGAGGACATCGACGTCGGCGCCACCGCGCGGTCGACCGGCGATCTGGGGACCGGCGGGGAGAAAGACGACACCGCCGACGAGCGGCTCGTCGTCGAGTTCTCAGAGGAGCTGGCCTGTACCGAGTGTGGGATCGACCTGCCGGAGATCGAGACCCGATCGTTCTCGTTCAACTCGCCACACGGGGCCTGCCCGGAGTGTGACGGGATCGGCCACACAAAGGAAGTCAGCGAGGAACTCGTCGTCCGGGACACCTCGAAGCCGCTGAAACACGTCTTCGAGGCCTGGAGCTACAGTCGGTCGTACTATCAGACCCGGCTCGACGCCGTGGCGGCACACTTCGACGTCTCGCTTTCGACGCCGTTCGAGGAGCTTCCAGCCGACATCCGTCGACAGTTCCTCTATGGTACCGACGACGAGGTGCTGTTCAAACGCCAGACCAGAAACGGCACCCGCGAGAAACGAAAACGGTTCGAGGGCGTCATCCCCAATCTGGAGCGGCGATACGTCGAGACCGACAGCGAGGGCACCCGGGATCACATCGAGAAGTACATGTCAGTCACCGAGTGTCCGGCCTGTGAGGGAACCCGGCTGAAGGACGCCTCCCGGGCAGTCTTGATCGACGAGACGCCGATCAGCGCAGTCAACCGGATGAGCATCGGCGACGCGCTGGCGCACTTCGAGGAAATGGAGGCGACGATGTCCGACCGGGACCGAACCATCGCCGAGGAGATCCTAAAGGAGATCCGCGCCCGACTCGGCTTCATGTGTGAGGTCGGCCTGGAGTATCTCACGCTCGATCGGGAGGCCTCCACGCTGTCTGGCGGGGAGAGCCAGCGGATCCGCCTTGCTACCCAGATCGGCTCCGGGCTCGTCGGCGTGCTCTACGTGCTCGACGAGCCCTCGATCGGTCTCCACCAGCGGGATAACGACCGGCTCCTGAACACGCTCGAAGAGCTCCGGGATCTGGGGAACACCCTGCTCGTCGTCGAGCACGACGAGGAGACGATGCGCCGGGCCGACAGCGTTATCGACCTCGGCCCGGGCCCCGGCAAACGCGGCGGCGAAGTCGTCGCCCAGGGTGACGTACAGGAAATCATGGCCGCGGAGGATTCGATCACCGGCGATTACCTCGCCGGACGGACGGAGATCCCCGTCCCCGAGGAGCGGAGAGAACCGGACGGTCATCTGACCATCGAGGGGGCGCGCCAACATAACCTCGACGACCTGGACGTCGACCTGCCGATCGGCTGCTTTACCGCGATTACCGGCGTCTCCGGCTCGGGCAAGTCGACGCTGATGCACGACGTGCTGTACAAGGGGCTGGCCCGGAAGATGAACGACAACACGAGTGTCGACCCCGGCGAGCACGACGCGATCACCGGCCTGGAGGGCATCGAAACGGTCCGGTTGATCGACCAGAGTCCGATCGGCCGGACGCCACGGTCGAACCCTGCGACCTACACGAGCGTCTTCGATTACATCCGTGAACTGTTTGCCCAGACCGAGCTTTCCAAGCGCCGTGGCTACGCGAAAGGCCGGTTCTCGTTCAACGTCAAGGGGGGCCGTTGCGAGGAGTGTGGCGGGCAAGGTACCGTCAAGATCGACATGAACTTCCTCTCGGACGTGTACGTCCCCTGCGAGGAGTGTGGCGGCGCGCGATACAACGACGAGACACTCGACGTCGAGTACAAGGGGAAAACGATCGCCGACGTGCTGGAGATGTCAGTCGAGGAGGCCTACGACTTCTTCGAGCACGACTCGCGGATCGAACGCCGGCTCAAACTGCTGAAAGACGTCGGACTCGACTACATGAAGCTCGGCCAGCCGTCGACGACGCTTTCGGGCGGCGAGGCCCAGCGTATCAAACTCGCCGAGGAACTGGGCAAGAAACAGACCGGCGAGACGCTGTATCTGCTCGACGAGCCGACGACTGGCCTGCACTCGGCCGACGAGCGAAAGCTCATCGAAGTGCTCCAGCGGCTGACCGATAACGGCAACACGGTCGTCGTCGTCGAACACGAACTGGACCTGATCAAAAATGCCGACAACGTCATCGATCTCGGACCCGAAGGCGGCGAACACGGCGGGCAGGTCGTGGCGACCGGAACGCCGGAAGCGGTCGCCCGAAACGACGAGTCACATACTGGCAGGTATCTTCGTGACCTGCTCCCCGCCGTCAAGCTTGATGGTCCGAGAGCCGACCGGACGACCACACCGGCCCCGACCGACGATTGA
- a CDS encoding pyridoxamine 5'-phosphate oxidase family protein encodes MSIDALEEYGLEQMNETEIGNFLTAQGVGILGLPNEPVPYLLPMSYGFDGDRQLYFTYFVGPGSRKDSLSDRADAASFLVYRADSAFSWESVLLEGQIEALSPSEWEALGDATDGGWRPELFTAGSTEGNVSFYEFTIDAQTGVKHTGLPPGFER; translated from the coding sequence ATGTCCATCGACGCGCTCGAAGAGTACGGACTCGAGCAGATGAACGAAACGGAGATCGGGAACTTCCTCACAGCACAGGGTGTCGGCATCCTCGGACTACCGAACGAGCCGGTACCGTACCTCCTGCCGATGTCCTACGGCTTCGACGGCGATCGGCAGCTGTACTTCACGTACTTCGTTGGCCCAGGGAGTCGGAAGGACTCCCTGAGCGACAGGGCTGACGCGGCGAGCTTCCTCGTCTATCGAGCCGATTCGGCGTTCAGTTGGGAGAGCGTCCTGCTGGAGGGCCAAATCGAAGCGCTCTCTCCGTCGGAGTGGGAGGCGCTCGGGGACGCGACGGACGGTGGCTGGCGTCCCGAACTGTTCACTGCTGGATCGACGGAGGGCAATGTCAGCTTCTACGAGTTTACGATCGATGCCCAGACTGGCGTCAAACATACCGGGCTTCCGCCGGGATTCGAGCGGTGA
- a CDS encoding histidine kinase N-terminal 7TM domain-containing protein has protein sequence MVDTIAYALLYVLSGGVSLAVATWVWSRRNQRGARAFIALLFAIATWAFVDALAILTASSPDSWLVWQKVRWSIAAFVPALWFVFTLRYTDLYSQYVRPVTAIVLTEAAIVAGLTLTNASHQLVWEAVTLQDGVAPTVETTAGPVYIVHLALAAALVLGGMVLLLQVLVNARNAHQSQPAILLAGGSLAVVLSAGSTFGTFPLGSADVTALGFGLGSGLIGWALYRHQLFDIYPVETDTVMTAMRDAVIAVNDERLVTDINPAAEDLLTAEEPLGKSLSAVLPTEPDDAWFSAEPGTHELTIGEDGDQRYYLLDVTPLPDDPSQRGHLLIFRDETTRRKQRRELERQSEHMEQFASTVSHDLRNPLTVAESGIELVEREADTDRVEIVADSLDRMRTIIDESLSFARSGQRMDEADLWEVELEHVATAAWEHVDTGGAAIEIESSSTLVANEDRLTRLFENLFRNSVEHGGDTPTIRVGTLDSGGFYVADHGPGIPEEMREEIFERGFTTEDDGTGFGLAIVDAIVGAHDWSITVTDSETGGARFEIES, from the coding sequence ATGGTCGACACGATAGCATACGCGCTCCTGTACGTCCTCTCCGGCGGGGTCTCACTCGCCGTCGCTACCTGGGTCTGGTCGCGGCGCAACCAGCGTGGCGCACGCGCATTTATTGCGCTCCTGTTTGCGATCGCCACGTGGGCGTTCGTCGACGCGCTCGCGATTCTGACCGCGTCATCACCGGACTCGTGGCTCGTCTGGCAGAAGGTCCGCTGGAGCATTGCCGCGTTCGTCCCTGCGCTCTGGTTCGTGTTCACGCTCCGGTACACCGACCTGTACTCCCAGTACGTCCGGCCAGTCACCGCGATCGTGCTCACGGAAGCCGCGATCGTCGCAGGACTGACGCTGACGAACGCCAGCCATCAACTCGTCTGGGAAGCGGTCACGCTACAGGACGGCGTCGCACCGACTGTCGAAACGACGGCCGGGCCGGTGTACATCGTTCACCTCGCGCTTGCCGCCGCGCTCGTTCTGGGAGGGATGGTGTTGCTACTGCAGGTGCTTGTCAACGCCCGGAACGCCCACCAGTCCCAGCCCGCGATCCTGCTCGCTGGCGGCAGCCTCGCCGTCGTCCTGAGTGCCGGATCGACGTTCGGGACCTTCCCGCTCGGCAGTGCCGACGTGACGGCGCTCGGCTTCGGGCTCGGCAGCGGCCTCATCGGCTGGGCGCTCTACCGGCACCAGCTGTTCGATATCTATCCCGTCGAGACTGACACCGTCATGACCGCGATGCGGGATGCAGTCATCGCGGTCAACGACGAGCGACTGGTCACCGACATCAACCCGGCGGCCGAGGATCTGCTCACGGCCGAGGAACCGCTCGGGAAGTCACTCTCTGCTGTTCTCCCAACGGAACCGGACGATGCGTGGTTCTCCGCCGAGCCGGGAACCCACGAACTGACGATCGGCGAGGATGGCGATCAGCGATACTACTTGCTCGACGTTACACCGCTGCCCGACGATCCATCCCAGCGCGGCCATCTCCTGATCTTCCGCGACGAGACGACGCGCCGAAAACAGCGCCGCGAACTCGAACGACAGAGCGAGCACATGGAACAGTTCGCCAGCACGGTCTCACACGACCTTCGCAACCCCCTCACCGTCGCCGAAAGCGGGATCGAACTCGTCGAGCGCGAGGCCGACACCGACCGCGTCGAGATCGTCGCCGACAGCCTCGACCGGATGCGAACGATCATCGACGAATCGCTCTCCTTTGCTCGCTCCGGCCAGCGCATGGACGAGGCGGACCTCTGGGAGGTCGAACTCGAACACGTCGCCACCGCCGCGTGGGAACACGTCGACACTGGCGGGGCAGCGATCGAGATCGAATCGTCATCGACACTCGTCGCCAACGAGGACCGGCTCACTCGCCTGTTCGAGAACCTGTTTCGCAACAGTGTAGAGCACGGAGGTGACACCCCCACGATCCGCGTCGGAACGCTCGACTCTGGCGGGTTCTACGTCGCCGACCACGGGCCGGGAATCCCGGAGGAGATGCGCGAAGAAATCTTCGAGCGAGGGTTCACAACCGAGGACGACGGCACCGGCTTCGGTCTCGCAATCGTCGACGCCATCGTCGGCGCACACGA
- a CDS encoding WD40/YVTN/BNR-like repeat-containing protein, whose product MRVYAAMRDRLFSVRTDEPRATTHLVGHAIECVDANDSWAFCGTFESGLFRRDDEGSWGRVGMETLPDSVTAVELSPHNVDELWVGTEPSRVFHSVDAGESWERLDGLTELSSAGSWSFPPRPETHHVRWIEQDPNDAGRLYVGVEAGALVISPDGGESWIDRPGGSRLDNHQLATHADTSGRVYSAAGDGYAESDDWGEHWTHPQDGLGHRYVWSVAVDPGDPDTVLVSAASGARAAHRTPESYVYRRRGDGEWSRIGEAVVAESGLPTGEGVYRYVLSPGERRGEFYALSNTGLFRSDDAGVTWDRIEMGWPDECQEMTARGLAVVVE is encoded by the coding sequence ATGCGCGTGTATGCCGCGATGCGCGACCGACTGTTCTCCGTTCGGACTGACGAGCCACGAGCCACCACACATCTCGTCGGACATGCGATCGAGTGCGTCGACGCAAACGATTCGTGGGCATTTTGCGGAACGTTCGAGTCGGGACTGTTTCGTCGCGACGATGAGGGATCGTGGGGACGCGTTGGGATGGAGACGCTGCCGGACTCCGTTACTGCCGTCGAACTCTCCCCGCACAATGTGGACGAACTGTGGGTTGGGACCGAGCCGAGCCGGGTGTTTCACTCCGTCGACGCGGGGGAGAGCTGGGAGCGACTCGACGGGCTGACCGAGCTTTCGTCCGCTGGAAGCTGGTCGTTCCCGCCACGACCGGAGACTCATCACGTCCGCTGGATCGAGCAGGATCCAAACGACGCGGGGCGTCTTTACGTCGGGGTCGAGGCGGGAGCGCTGGTGATCAGTCCAGACGGTGGCGAGAGCTGGATCGATCGGCCTGGCGGCTCTCGACTGGACAACCACCAGCTTGCAACCCACGCAGATACATCCGGACGCGTGTACTCGGCCGCCGGGGATGGCTACGCAGAGTCGGACGACTGGGGAGAGCACTGGACGCACCCACAGGACGGGCTTGGCCACCGCTACGTCTGGAGCGTCGCGGTTGATCCCGGGGATCCGGACACAGTCCTCGTTTCGGCGGCGTCGGGGGCAAGAGCAGCACACAGAACTCCCGAGTCCTATGTCTACCGTCGTCGTGGCGACGGTGAGTGGTCCCGAATCGGAGAAGCGGTGGTCGCCGAAAGTGGCCTTCCGACTGGAGAGGGGGTGTACCGCTACGTGCTGTCCCCGGGGGAGCGGCGCGGCGAGTTCTACGCGCTCTCGAATACGGGGCTGTTCCGATCGGATGATGCGGGCGTGACGTGGGATCGGATCGAGATGGGATGGCCGGACGAGTGTCAGGAGATGACGGCGCGCGGGCTGGCCGTGGTCGTGGAGTAG